In Aegilops tauschii subsp. strangulata cultivar AL8/78 chromosome 3, Aet v6.0, whole genome shotgun sequence, one genomic interval encodes:
- the LOC109764094 gene encoding UBP1-associated protein 2C: MDPFSKKRKPDENGAVAVSPAAGAAALGLTRDDVLRLLDPLSRDQLADIAAAAALASGVALDAVRAAADRDPALRKLFVRGLGWETNSDSLRAIFSAYGDLEEAVVISDKTTGRSKGYGFVTFRHADSALLALKEPSKKIDARVTVTQLAAAGAAGGPSGGTTGAGGVPSADVSLRKIFVGNVPADMPSERLLAHFASYGEIEEGPLGFDKLTGKFRGFALFVYKTPEGAQASLVDSTKVIDGQQLLCKLAIEGKKGKQQPQQSGPAGQQQPQMLQGGPPDMTGSGLGLGGAQMGGQYGGPGNGMPSFGAFGGPNPYANMPSSMSGGGGAGLGSMGNQMHSGMGSAGAGAFGTGGLGGGSFGGSSQFGGAGMGPYGGLGMGGPSSLYRMQQGSGGLPSGYGEGGNYPLPGSGFRGQDPQGMSPGPGGRGPPMYPNVPPYF; the protein is encoded by the coding sequence atGGATCCCTTCTCGAAGAAGCGCAAGCCGGACGAGAACGGCGCGGTCGCCGTCTCCCCCGCCGCCGGTGCTGCCGCGCTCGGGCTCACGCGCGATGACGTCCTGCGTCTCCTCGACCCGCTGTCCCGCGACCAGCTcgccgacatcgccgccgccgcggcgctcGCCTCCGGGGTCGCGCTCGAtgccgtgcgcgccgccgccgaccgcgaCCCGGCCCTGCGCAAGCTCTTCGTCCGGGGCCTCGGCTGGGAGACCAACTCCGACTCGCTCCGCGCCATCTTCTCCGCCTACGGCGACCTCGAGGAGGCCGTGGTCATCAGCGACAAGACCACCGGCCGCTCCAAGGGCTACGGATTCGTCACCTTCCGCCACGCAGACTCCGCCCTCCTCGCTCTTAAGGAACCATCCAAGAAGATCGACGCCCGCGTGACCGTCACTCAACTCGCGGCCGCTGGCGCGGCCGGTGGGCCATCCGGTGGAACTACCGGCGCAGGTGGTGTCCCTTCAGCAGACGTCTCACTGCGCAAGATCTTTGTTGGGAACGTTCCCGCTGACATGCCATCAGAGCGCCTCCTCGCGCACTTCGCTTCCTATGGAGAGATTGAAGAGGGGCCGCTTGGGTTCGACAAGCTGACGGGCAAGTTCAGGGGCTTTGCGCTCTTTGTGTACAAGACACCTGAGGGGGCGCAGGCCTCACTAGTGGACTCAACTAAGGTAATCGATGGGCAACAGCTCTTGTGCAAGCTAGCCATCGAGGGGAAGAAGGGGAAGCAGCAACCACAACAATCTGGGCCTGCCGGGCAACAGCAACCACAGATGCTCCAGGGTGGCCCGCCGGACATGACGGGTTCTGGGCTTGGGCTAGGTGGAGCGCAGATGGGTGGGCAATATGGTGGCCCTGGGAATGGTATGCCATCGTTCGGCGCATTTGGTGGTCCCAACCCATATGCGAACATGCCATCGTCCATGAGTGGCGGTGGTGGAGCTGGTTTGGGCTCAATGGGAAATCAGATGCATTCCGGGATGGGTTCTGCTGGGGCTGGTGCATTTGGCACCGGCGGGCTGGGTGGTGGTTCATTTGGGGGCTCATCTCAGTTTGGTGGTGCTGGTATGGGGCCTTATGGTGGTCTAGGCATGGGTGGGCCTTCCTCACTATACCGTATGCAACAGGGCTCAGGTGGGCTGCCCTCAGGCTATGGCGAGGGTGGAAACTACCCTCTTCCAGGGTCTGGTTTCCGGGGTCAGGACCCTCAAGGGATGTCACCAGGACCAGGTGGCAGGGGTCCTCCAATGTACCCCAATGTGCCACCTTATTTCTAA